Sequence from the Flavobacterium sp. TR2 genome:
TAATGTTTTCGAGCTCTCGAAAAAATGAAGTGAATAATTTTTCTTAATTTTACAAAAAAGATACTTATTATGTTAGCAAAAAATATTGAATCGGCTTTAAACAAGCAAATCCGCATAGAAGCAGAATCTTCACAAACTTATCTTTCTATGGCTTGTTGGGCTGAAGTGCAAGGATTAGAGGGAATTGCTCAATTCATGTACACACAGTCAGACGAAGAGCGAGCGCATATGCTTAAATTGGTAAAGTATGTAAACGAACGTGGAGGGCACGCTCAGGTAACAGATCTTAAAGCGCCAAAAACAACTTACACCACTTTCAAAGAGATGTTTGAGGAGCTATATAACCACGAACTTTTTGTTTCGAAATCTATTAACGAATTGGTGCACATTACCTTTGAAGAAAGAGATTATGCTACACACAATTTCTTGCAATGGTACGTTTCTGAACAAATTGAAGAAGAAGCTACTGCTAAATCTATTTTAGATAAAATTAACTTGATTGGCGATGATAAAGGCGGACTTTACTTGTTTGATCGTGATATTCAGCAATTAACAGTTACGAGTTCAATCGCTATCAATCCTAAATAAAAAAGTTAAAGTTTATTTAGAACATTTAAAAATAACTTTTTTCTTTTATATTTGTCTCTGTTTTTAATACACCGAGGAAAAGTGAGCAAGAAAGAAAAAGACAAGGACAAAAAAAAGGATAAAAAGAAAAAGAAAAACAAAGAT
This genomic interval carries:
- a CDS encoding ferritin translates to MLAKNIESALNKQIRIEAESSQTYLSMACWAEVQGLEGIAQFMYTQSDEERAHMLKLVKYVNERGGHAQVTDLKAPKTTYTTFKEMFEELYNHELFVSKSINELVHITFEERDYATHNFLQWYVSEQIEEEATAKSILDKINLIGDDKGGLYLFDRDIQQLTVTSSIAINPK